From Brassica oleracea var. oleracea cultivar TO1000 chromosome C3, BOL, whole genome shotgun sequence, a single genomic window includes:
- the LOC106332740 gene encoding probable WRKY transcription factor 29 yields the protein MAEVAYMDEGDLEAIVRGYLGSGDAFSGESSGGFSPPFCLPIETASFYEPEMETTGLDELGELYKPFYPFASQTILTSSVSVPGDSRSFRDDKKQRTHSCLQSNGSRVDHIRIPVSKSKKSKKNQLKRVVEQVKEENLLSDAWAWRKYGQKPIKGSPYPRSYYRCSSSKGCLARKQVERNPQNPEKFTITYTNEHNHELPTRRNSLAGSTRAKSSQTKPAVTKKSVKQVVSSPTSNPMITSTDESSVAVQDMRVAETSTYQITVETKGTSNTLPSDLLSGSGTFPTCTSDFDELLNSHEFLNGYLWNY from the exons ATGGCTGAGGTGGCTTATATGGACGAAGGAGATTTAGAAGCAATAGTCAGAGGTTACTTAGGCTCCGGAGACGCCTTTTCTGGGGAAAGCTCCGGTGGGTTTTCACCTCCGTTTTGCCTTCCGATTGAGACGGCTAGTTTCTATGAACCGGAGATGGAGACAACCGGTTTAGACGAACTTGGTGAACTTTACAAACCTTTTTACCCTTTCGCCTCACAAACAATCCTCACAAGCTCCGTCTCTGTCCCCGGAGATTCAAGAAGTTTCCGAGATGATAAGAAACAACGAACACATAGTTGTCTTCAATCTAACGGATCAAGAGTTGATCATATCCGAATCCCAGTATCCAAATCGAAGAAGAG CAAGAAGAATCAACTAAAGAGAGTTGTTGAGCAAGTGAAGGAAGAAAATCTGTTGTCGGATGCATGGGCATGGCGTAAATACGGGCAGAAACCCATCAAAGGATCTCCATACCCAAG GAGTTATTACAGGTGCAGCAGCTCAAAGGGGTGTTTGGCAAGAAAACAAGTCGAAAGAAATCCTCAGAACCCGGAAAAGTTCACCATAACATATACAAATGAACACAACCATGAGTTACCAACCCGGAGAAACTCATTAGCCGGTTCGACTCGAGCCAAATCTTCTCAAACCAAACCGGCCGTAACCAAAAAGTCCGTAAAGCAAGTGGTTTCTTCTCCCACAAGTAACCCCATGATCACATCCACTGATGAATCTTCTGTTGCGGTTCAAGATATGAGGGTTGCAGAAACGAGTACCTACCAAATAACCGTAGAAACCAAGGGCACGAGTAACACTTTACCATCGGATTTGTTGTCTGGGTCGGGAACTTTTCCGACTTGTACCAGTGACTTTGATGAACTACTGAATAGCCATGAGTTCCTCAATGGGTACTTATGGAATTACTAA